A window from Mycobacterium saskatchewanense encodes these proteins:
- the moeZ gene encoding adenylyltransferase/sulfurtransferase MoeZ gives MKPQTSLPPLVEPAAALSREEVARYSRHLIIPDLGVDGQKRLKNARVLVIGAGGLGAPTLLYLAAAGVGTIGIVDFDVVDESNLQRQIIHGVADVGHPKARSARDSIAAVNPLVDVRLHEVRLDATNAVELFGRYDLIIDGTDNFATRYLVNDAAVLAGKPYVWGSIFRFEGQVSVFWEDAPGGRGLNYRDLYPEPPPPGSVPSCAEGGVLGIVCASIASVMGTEAIKLITGLGESLLGRLMIYDALEMTYRTIAIRRDPSDAFRPKITELVDYEQLCGVATAGTGVPEGGSSITPRELRELLDSGTQLALIDVREPAEWDIVHIDGAQLVPSSLLSTGEGLARLPQDRMAVLYCKTGVRSAEALATVRKAGFSDAVHLQGGIVAWAEQMQPDMVMY, from the coding sequence GTGAAACCCCAGACATCGCTGCCGCCGCTGGTGGAACCCGCGGCCGCGCTGAGCCGCGAGGAGGTGGCCCGCTACAGCCGCCATCTGATCATCCCGGACCTGGGGGTGGACGGGCAGAAGCGCCTCAAGAATGCCCGGGTGCTGGTGATCGGCGCGGGCGGTCTCGGGGCGCCGACGTTGCTGTACCTGGCCGCCGCCGGCGTCGGCACCATCGGCATCGTCGACTTCGACGTCGTCGACGAGTCCAACCTGCAGCGGCAGATCATCCATGGGGTGGCCGACGTCGGGCATCCCAAGGCCCGGTCCGCGCGCGACTCGATCGCGGCGGTCAACCCGCTGGTCGACGTGCGCCTGCACGAGGTCAGGCTGGATGCGACCAACGCGGTGGAGCTGTTCGGGCGGTACGACCTGATCATCGACGGCACCGACAACTTCGCCACCCGGTACCTGGTGAACGACGCCGCGGTGCTGGCCGGGAAGCCCTACGTGTGGGGGTCGATCTTCCGATTCGAGGGCCAGGTGTCGGTGTTCTGGGAGGACGCGCCCGGCGGGCGAGGGCTGAACTACCGCGACCTCTACCCGGAGCCGCCCCCGCCCGGCTCGGTGCCGTCGTGCGCCGAGGGTGGCGTGCTCGGGATCGTCTGTGCCTCCATCGCTTCTGTGATGGGGACCGAGGCGATCAAGCTCATCACCGGGCTCGGCGAATCGCTGCTGGGCCGGTTGATGATCTATGACGCCCTGGAGATGACGTACCGCACGATCGCGATCCGCAGGGACCCGTCCGACGCGTTCCGGCCCAAGATCACCGAGCTCGTCGACTATGAGCAACTCTGCGGTGTGGCCACCGCCGGCACGGGCGTCCCCGAGGGCGGCTCGTCGATCACCCCGCGGGAGCTGCGCGAGTTGCTGGATTCCGGCACCCAGCTGGCCCTGATCGACGTGCGCGAGCCCGCCGAGTGGGACATCGTGCACATCGACGGCGCCCAGCTCGTTCCCTCGTCGCTGCTCAGCACCGGGGAGGGGCTCGCAAGGCTGCCGCAGGACCGCATGGCAGTCCTGTACTGCAAGACGGGCGTCCGCTCGGCCGAGGCGCTCGCCACGGTCAGGAAGGCCGGATTTAGCGATGCCGTGCATCTGCAGGGGGGCATCGTCGCCTGGGCCGAGCAAATGCAGCCCGACATGGTCATGTACTGA
- a CDS encoding TIGR02569 family protein has translation MIVEPPPEHVLSAFGLKGVQPVALGPGWEGGWRCGEVVLSIVADHARAAWSARVRETLFVDGVRLARPVRSTDGRYVVSGWRADTFVAGVPEPRHDEVVSAAVRLHEATGKLERPRFLTQGPTAPWGEVDVFIAADRAAWEERPLASVPPGARTAPPSADAERSVELINQLATLRKPTRSPNQLVHGDLYGTVLFVGTAAPGITDITPYWRPASWAAGVVVVDALSWGEADDGLIERWSALPEWPQMLLRALMFRLAVHALHPRSTAEAFPGLARTAALVRLIL, from the coding sequence GTGATTGTCGAGCCACCGCCGGAGCATGTCCTGTCGGCGTTCGGCTTGAAAGGTGTGCAGCCCGTCGCGCTGGGGCCCGGCTGGGAGGGCGGCTGGCGATGCGGCGAAGTCGTCCTGTCCATCGTGGCCGATCACGCGCGTGCGGCCTGGTCGGCCCGGGTGCGCGAGACGCTGTTCGTCGACGGGGTTCGGCTGGCCCGGCCCGTGCGCTCGACCGACGGTCGCTATGTGGTGTCGGGCTGGCGGGCGGACACGTTCGTCGCGGGCGTCCCCGAACCCCGACACGACGAAGTGGTCTCGGCGGCGGTGCGGCTGCACGAGGCGACAGGCAAACTCGAACGGCCCCGCTTCCTGACGCAGGGCCCGACCGCGCCGTGGGGAGAGGTCGACGTCTTCATCGCCGCCGACCGTGCCGCGTGGGAGGAGCGGCCGCTGGCGTCGGTGCCGCCGGGCGCGCGGACCGCCCCGCCGTCGGCGGACGCCGAGCGATCCGTCGAGCTGATCAACCAACTCGCCACGTTGCGCAAGCCGACCAGGAGCCCCAACCAGCTGGTCCACGGTGATCTCTACGGCACAGTGCTTTTCGTCGGTACAGCGGCGCCCGGGATCACCGACATCACGCCCTACTGGCGGCCGGCCTCCTGGGCCGCCGGGGTGGTTGTCGTGGATGCCCTTTCGTGGGGCGAGGCCGACGACGGGCTGATCGAGCGTTGGAGCGCGCTGCCGGAATGGCCACAGATGTTGTTGCGGGCGTTGATGTTTCGATTGGCCGTCCACGCGCTGCACCCGCGCTCGACCGCCGAGGCGTTTCCCGGTCTGGCGCGCACGGCGGCCCTCGTCCGGCTGATCCTCTAG
- a CDS encoding MGMT family protein, producing MAPVTEQQVERVRSLVASIPAGRVATYGDIADVAGLSSPRIVGWIMRTDSSDLPWHRVITASGRPAQHLRTRQLELLRAEGVLAVDGKVALHQVRHTFAD from the coding sequence GTGGCGCCGGTGACCGAGCAGCAGGTCGAGCGCGTGCGTTCGCTGGTCGCGTCGATTCCGGCCGGCCGGGTCGCCACCTACGGCGACATCGCCGACGTGGCAGGGCTTTCCAGCCCGCGCATCGTCGGGTGGATCATGCGGACGGACTCCTCGGACCTGCCGTGGCACCGCGTGATCACCGCATCAGGGCGCCCGGCCCAGCACCTGAGAACCAGGCAGCTGGAGTTGTTGCGGGCCGAAGGGGTCCTGGCCGTTGACGGCAAGGTGGCGCTGCACCAAGTCCGTCACACGTTCGCGGACTGA
- a CDS encoding alpha/beta fold hydrolase — protein sequence MIGTTIAEPGAAGLHVHRYGPPGAVHVLAIHGLTGHGQRWEHLAGYLPGLAIAAPDLLGHGRSSWAAPWTIDANVAALAALLDEQAEAPVVVVGHSFGGALAMHLAAARPELVAALLLLDPAVGLDGGRMGDIAEAMLSSPDYPDAGEARMEKATGSWSDVDPALLDAEIDEHLVQLPTGRYGWRVSLPAMMSYWSELARPVVLPPAGTTTTLVRAKQTTPPYVSDQLVAGLHERLGSDFTVLDFDCNHMVPYARPAEVAALVRELAGAG from the coding sequence ATGATTGGGACGACAATCGCTGAGCCGGGGGCCGCGGGCCTGCACGTGCATCGCTATGGTCCGCCGGGCGCGGTGCACGTCCTCGCGATCCACGGCCTGACCGGCCACGGGCAGCGCTGGGAGCACCTGGCCGGCTACCTGCCCGGGCTGGCCATCGCCGCGCCGGATCTGCTCGGTCACGGTCGGTCGTCGTGGGCTGCGCCGTGGACGATCGACGCCAACGTCGCCGCGCTGGCCGCGCTGCTCGACGAGCAAGCCGAGGCGCCCGTCGTGGTGGTCGGCCACTCGTTCGGCGGTGCGCTCGCGATGCACCTGGCCGCGGCCCGGCCCGAACTCGTGGCGGCCCTGTTGCTGCTCGACCCCGCGGTGGGGCTGGACGGCGGTCGGATGGGCGACATCGCCGAGGCGATGCTGTCCTCCCCGGACTACCCGGACGCCGGGGAGGCCCGCATGGAGAAGGCGACGGGCTCCTGGTCGGATGTGGACCCGGCGCTGCTCGACGCCGAGATCGATGAGCACCTGGTCCAATTGCCCACCGGGCGGTACGGCTGGCGCGTCAGCCTGCCGGCGATGATGTCGTACTGGAGCGAGCTGGCGCGGCCAGTCGTGCTGCCCCCCGCCGGCACGACGACGACGCTGGTGCGAGCGAAGCAGACCACGCCGCCCTACGTCAGCGACCAACTCGTCGCGGGGCTGCACGAGCGCCTGGGATCCGATTTCACGGTGCTCGATTTCGACTGCAACCACATGGTGCCCTACGCGAGGCCCGCCGAAGTCGCCGCGCTGGTCCGCGAGTTGGCCGGGGCAGGCTGA
- a CDS encoding ATP-dependent DNA helicase — protein sequence MSYTWDDGAATLLAPGVRGLVRVLGGPGTGKSSLLVDAAVGRIRAGAPPESVLLLTGSGRIGTRERTALTTALLRASAAGSARTAVREPLVRTVHSYAYAVLRRAAQRGGEAPPRLVTSAEQDAIIRELLAGDLEDGPRAAVAWPAHLRPALSTAGFATELRSLLARCAERGVDPQALERLGRRCRRAEWVAAGQFARQYEQVMLLRAAVGTAAPEATTPALGAAELVGAALEAFAIEPELLAAERARVRVLLVDDAQQLDPQAAQLVRVLAAGADLALLAGDPNQAVFGFRGGELSGLLADDSPSVTLTLSHRCAPAVARAVTAVARRLPGGSGGKRIEGTGDDEGSVVARLAASAHAEAAVIADTLLRAHLIDGVPWSRMAVLVRSVPRSAARLPRALAAAGVPVAAPAAGGALSAEPAARALLTVLAATVHGLDGDRALALLTGPIGRVDPISLRQLRRTLQRANPDRSPGDFGGLLVEALTGDRTPAGAQARALQRVRAVLTAAADVAKPGAPSVGGDPRYALWAAWQRSGLQRRWLSAAERGGPAGAQAARDLEAVTALFDVTDDYVARTPGASLRGLVEHVSALRLPSGNPDPVSAAEQVRVLSAHAALGHEWDVVVIAGLQEGLWPNTVPRGGVLRTQRLLDVLDGVTDDASVRAPLLAEERRLLVAAMGRARRRLVVTAVDGDAVGADGESALPSKFFYELAQLAEDDPASPAPEPVSAPRVLSAAALVGRLRGVVSAPDGAVDDDARRCAATQLARLAKAGVPGADPAGWQGLVPVSTNEPLRSPEDPVTLTPSSLQTLNDCPLRWLAERHGGTDARDLRSTIGSVVHALIAETDRADAELLAGLERAWKHLPFDAQWHSANELARHRAMIEAFVEWRRRTRGELTEVGVEVDIDGALASVRDDGGEVRVRGRVDRLERDAAGRLVIVDIKTGKTPVSKDDAQRHAQLTMYQLAVAEGLLPDGSRDAEPGGARLVYLGKTGAAGATERQQDPLTEAGRDEWRNLVRAAADATAGPQFVARRNDGCTHCPIRPCCPAHTEDRRPL from the coding sequence ATGTCATACACCTGGGACGACGGGGCGGCCACCCTCCTGGCGCCCGGCGTTCGCGGGTTGGTGCGGGTGCTGGGCGGCCCCGGCACCGGGAAGAGCAGCCTGCTGGTCGACGCGGCGGTCGGCCGCATCCGGGCCGGGGCCCCACCGGAATCGGTTCTGCTGCTTACCGGGTCGGGCCGCATCGGGACGCGGGAACGTACTGCCTTGACGACGGCGCTGCTGCGGGCGAGCGCCGCCGGATCGGCGCGGACCGCCGTCCGCGAGCCGTTGGTACGCACCGTGCACAGCTACGCGTACGCGGTCTTGCGGCGGGCCGCCCAGCGGGGCGGTGAGGCACCGCCGCGGTTGGTCACCAGCGCCGAACAGGACGCCATCATCCGGGAGCTGCTGGCCGGCGACCTCGAAGACGGACCGCGGGCCGCCGTCGCCTGGCCGGCGCATCTGCGCCCGGCCCTGAGCACCGCCGGGTTCGCCACCGAACTGCGCAGCCTGTTGGCCCGCTGCGCCGAACGCGGGGTGGATCCGCAGGCCCTCGAGCGGCTGGGCCGGCGTTGCCGGCGCGCGGAATGGGTCGCCGCCGGCCAGTTCGCGCGCCAGTACGAGCAGGTGATGCTGCTGCGGGCGGCGGTCGGGACGGCGGCGCCGGAGGCCACGACGCCGGCGCTCGGCGCCGCCGAACTCGTCGGCGCCGCGCTGGAAGCCTTCGCGATCGAACCGGAGTTACTGGCCGCCGAGCGCGCCCGCGTCCGGGTCTTGCTGGTCGATGACGCGCAACAACTCGACCCGCAGGCGGCCCAGCTGGTCAGGGTGCTCGCGGCGGGCGCCGACCTCGCGTTGCTGGCCGGTGATCCCAATCAAGCGGTGTTCGGCTTCCGGGGTGGGGAGCTGAGCGGGTTGCTCGCCGACGATTCCCCCTCGGTGACGCTGACGCTGTCGCATCGCTGCGCTCCGGCGGTGGCCCGCGCCGTGACCGCCGTCGCGCGCCGGCTGCCCGGCGGCAGCGGTGGCAAGCGGATCGAGGGCACCGGCGACGACGAGGGGTCCGTCGTCGCGCGCCTGGCCGCGTCGGCCCACGCGGAGGCGGCGGTGATCGCCGACACGCTGCTTCGTGCCCACCTGATCGATGGCGTGCCCTGGTCGCGGATGGCGGTGCTCGTCCGCTCGGTGCCGCGGTCCGCCGCTCGGTTGCCCCGCGCCCTGGCCGCCGCCGGCGTCCCGGTGGCGGCGCCCGCCGCCGGGGGAGCGCTGTCGGCTGAGCCGGCGGCCCGGGCGCTGCTGACCGTCCTGGCGGCCACCGTTCACGGATTGGACGGTGACCGGGCGCTGGCGTTGCTGACCGGACCGATCGGCCGGGTCGACCCGATTTCCCTGCGGCAGCTGCGCCGAACCCTGCAGCGCGCCAACCCCGATCGCTCACCGGGCGACTTCGGCGGCCTGCTGGTCGAGGCGCTGACCGGTGACCGGACGCCCGCGGGTGCCCAGGCCCGCGCGCTGCAGCGGGTGCGGGCGGTGCTCACCGCGGCCGCGGACGTCGCGAAGCCGGGCGCCCCTTCCGTCGGGGGCGATCCGCGCTACGCCCTGTGGGCCGCGTGGCAGCGCTCCGGGCTGCAGCGCCGCTGGCTGTCGGCCGCCGAGCGGGGCGGGCCGGCGGGCGCCCAGGCCGCCAGGGATCTGGAGGCGGTGACGGCGCTGTTCGACGTCACCGACGACTACGTCGCTCGCACGCCCGGCGCGTCGCTGCGGGGTCTGGTCGAACACGTCTCGGCGCTGCGGCTGCCGAGTGGCAACCCCGACCCGGTGAGCGCGGCCGAGCAGGTGCGGGTGCTCAGCGCACACGCCGCGCTCGGGCACGAATGGGACGTGGTGGTCATCGCCGGCCTGCAGGAAGGCCTCTGGCCCAACACCGTTCCGCGCGGTGGCGTGCTGCGCACCCAACGGCTGCTCGACGTGCTGGACGGTGTCACCGACGACGCGTCGGTGCGGGCCCCGCTGCTGGCCGAGGAACGCAGGCTGCTGGTGGCGGCCATGGGCCGGGCCCGGCGCCGGCTGGTGGTGACGGCGGTCGACGGCGACGCCGTCGGCGCCGACGGGGAGTCCGCGCTGCCGTCGAAGTTTTTCTACGAGCTTGCGCAACTGGCCGAGGACGACCCGGCTTCGCCCGCCCCGGAACCCGTCTCGGCCCCGCGGGTGCTCTCGGCGGCGGCGCTGGTGGGCCGGTTGCGCGGCGTCGTGAGTGCGCCTGACGGGGCGGTGGACGACGACGCCCGCCGCTGCGCCGCAACGCAATTGGCGCGGTTGGCCAAGGCCGGTGTGCCGGGCGCCGACCCGGCCGGATGGCAGGGCCTGGTCCCGGTCAGCACCAACGAACCCCTGAGGTCCCCGGAGGACCCGGTGACGCTGACCCCGTCGAGCCTGCAGACGCTCAACGACTGCCCGCTGCGGTGGCTGGCCGAGCGGCACGGCGGCACCGACGCGCGCGACCTGCGGTCCACGATCGGCTCGGTGGTGCACGCGCTGATCGCCGAAACCGACAGGGCGGATGCGGAGTTGTTGGCGGGGCTGGAGCGGGCCTGGAAGCACCTGCCGTTCGATGCCCAATGGCACTCGGCCAACGAGTTGGCCCGTCACCGCGCCATGATCGAGGCTTTCGTCGAGTGGCGGCGCCGGACCCGCGGCGAGTTGACCGAGGTCGGCGTCGAGGTCGACATTGACGGGGCGCTGGCGAGTGTTCGCGACGACGGCGGCGAGGTTCGGGTCCGCGGCCGGGTCGACCGGCTGGAGCGCGACGCGGCGGGCCGGCTGGTGATCGTCGACATCAAGACGGGCAAGACGCCGGTCAGCAAGGACGACGCGCAGCGACACGCCCAGTTGACCATGTATCAGCTGGCGGTGGCCGAGGGTCTCCTTCCGGACGGGTCCCGCGATGCGGAGCCCGGCGGCGCGCGGCTGGTCTACCTCGGCAAGACCGGGGCGGCGGGCGCCACCGAACGCCAGCAGGACCCGCTGACCGAGGCCGGCCGCGACGAGTGGCGCAACCTCGTCCGGGCGGCGGCCGACGCGACGGCGGGCCCGCAGTTCGTCGCGCGCCGCAACGACGGGTGCACGCACTGCCCGATACGGCCGTGTTGCCCGGCGCACACCGAGGACAGGAGACCGCTGTGA
- a CDS encoding ATP-dependent helicase, translated as MPGAHRGQETAVKPRYTPTELADALGLFAPTAEQAAVIAAPPGPLVVIAGAGAGKTETMAARVVWLVANGYAEPGQVLGLTFTRKAAGQLLRRVRSRLARLAGIGLTTAGAVAADTAGTPVVSTYHAFAGSLLRDHGLLLPVEPDTRLLSETELWQLAFDVVNRYGGALRTDKSPAAVTSMVLRLWGALAEHLVDTGQLCDTHGELERLVHTLPAGPYQRDRGPSQWLLRLLSTQTERAELVPLLDALQERMCAAKVMDFGAQMASAARLAAAFPQVGEELRNRYRVVLLDEYQDTGHAQRIALAALFGGGVDDGLALTAVGDPIQSIYGWRGASATNLPRFTTDFPKSDGSPAPILELRTSWRNPPSTLHVANAISAEARRRSVAVHALRARPDAPPGTVRCALLPDIQAERDWIADHVHREYERARAEGVAPPTAAVLVRRNADAAPVAAALAARGVPVEVVGLSGLLSIPEVADVVAMLRLVADPTAGAAAMRMITGPRWRLGGRDVAALWRRAQALGGRRGPDDTASPEAIAMAAGPDADAVCLADAISDPGAADAYSFAGYQRIAALAGELTALRGHLAHSLPDLVAEVRRVLGVDCEARAAAGVDAGWSGAEHLDAFADVVAGYAERAGAGGTDASVAALLAYLDAAETVENGLPPAPAAVARDRVQVLTVHSAKGLEWQVVAVAHLSGGVFPSTASRSSWLTDPGELPPLLRGDRASAGALGIPVLDTSSVTNRKQLSDTISEHRRQLDQRRVDEERRLLYVAATRAEDTLLVSGHHWGGTGAKPRGPSDFLCELKDVIDQSAADGEACGVVEQWAPAPADAEPNPLRDNVIEAVWPADPLAARRGAVERGAALVAQAMSVGDTGPGEDVDGWAADVDALLAERARSAAPPVHSLPGQVSVSGLVDLARDPAAATQRLLYRLPTRPDPHAQLGSAFHAWVQQFYGAEWLFDLGDLPGAADSEVGEPTELAALQAAFTESPWAARTPTAVEVPFEMPIGDRVVRGRIDAVFADPDGGFTVVDWKTGEPPRGAEALRHAAVQLAVYRMAWAALSAIPESAVRTAFYYVRTRTTVAPDALPGQAELAELLADPAGNRPAEV; from the coding sequence TTGCCCGGCGCACACCGAGGACAGGAGACCGCTGTGAAACCGCGCTACACGCCGACCGAGTTGGCCGACGCCCTTGGGCTTTTCGCGCCGACGGCGGAGCAGGCCGCCGTCATCGCCGCGCCGCCGGGACCGCTGGTCGTGATCGCCGGCGCCGGCGCCGGCAAGACGGAGACGATGGCTGCGCGGGTGGTGTGGCTCGTCGCCAACGGTTACGCCGAACCCGGCCAGGTGCTGGGGTTGACGTTCACCCGCAAGGCGGCCGGTCAGCTGTTGCGCCGCGTCCGGTCCCGGCTGGCCCGGTTGGCGGGCATCGGCCTGACGACGGCCGGCGCGGTGGCGGCGGACACGGCGGGAACGCCGGTGGTCAGCACGTACCACGCCTTCGCCGGTTCGCTGCTGCGCGACCACGGCCTCCTGCTGCCGGTCGAGCCCGACACCCGGCTGCTCAGCGAAACCGAGCTGTGGCAACTGGCTTTCGACGTGGTCAACCGCTACGGCGGGGCGCTGCGCACCGACAAGTCACCGGCCGCGGTCACCTCGATGGTGCTGCGGCTTTGGGGGGCGCTGGCCGAGCACCTGGTGGACACCGGCCAGCTGTGCGACACCCACGGCGAGCTCGAACGCCTGGTGCACACGCTGCCTGCCGGCCCCTATCAGCGCGACCGGGGCCCGAGTCAATGGCTGCTGCGGCTGCTGTCCACCCAGACCGAACGGGCCGAGCTGGTGCCGCTGCTTGATGCGCTGCAGGAGCGCATGTGCGCCGCCAAGGTGATGGACTTCGGCGCCCAGATGGCGTCCGCGGCGCGATTGGCGGCGGCCTTTCCGCAGGTCGGCGAGGAATTGCGCAACCGCTACCGGGTGGTGCTGCTCGACGAGTACCAGGACACCGGGCATGCCCAGCGCATCGCCCTGGCGGCTCTCTTCGGCGGCGGCGTCGACGACGGGCTGGCGCTGACGGCCGTCGGCGATCCCATCCAGTCGATCTACGGCTGGCGTGGTGCCTCGGCGACCAATCTGCCGCGGTTCACCACCGACTTCCCGAAGTCCGACGGCAGCCCGGCGCCGATCCTGGAGTTGCGGACCAGCTGGCGCAATCCGCCGAGCACCCTGCACGTGGCCAACGCGATCTCGGCGGAGGCGCGGCGCCGTTCGGTCGCCGTGCATGCTCTCCGCGCCCGCCCGGACGCGCCCCCCGGCACCGTCCGGTGCGCGCTTCTTCCGGATATTCAGGCCGAGCGGGACTGGATCGCCGACCACGTGCACCGCGAGTACGAGCGTGCCCGTGCCGAAGGGGTCGCCCCGCCCACCGCCGCGGTCCTGGTGCGCCGCAACGCCGACGCGGCGCCCGTCGCGGCCGCTCTCGCCGCCCGCGGCGTCCCGGTCGAAGTGGTGGGGCTTTCCGGGTTGCTGTCCATCCCCGAGGTCGCCGACGTCGTGGCGATGCTGCGGTTGGTCGCCGATCCGACGGCGGGCGCGGCCGCGATGCGGATGATCACCGGACCGCGGTGGCGGCTGGGCGGGCGGGACGTGGCCGCGCTGTGGCGTCGCGCGCAGGCACTCGGCGGCCGACGCGGCCCGGATGACACCGCGTCGCCGGAGGCGATCGCGATGGCGGCGGGTCCCGACGCCGACGCTGTGTGCCTGGCCGACGCGATCAGCGACCCGGGCGCCGCGGACGCCTACTCGTTCGCGGGATACCAGCGCATCGCGGCGCTCGCCGGCGAGTTGACCGCGCTGCGTGGCCACCTCGCCCATTCGCTGCCCGACCTGGTCGCTGAGGTGCGCCGCGTGCTGGGCGTCGACTGCGAGGCCCGGGCCGCGGCCGGCGTCGACGCCGGATGGAGCGGCGCCGAGCACCTCGACGCGTTCGCCGACGTCGTGGCCGGGTACGCCGAGCGGGCGGGTGCCGGTGGGACCGATGCCTCGGTGGCCGCCCTGCTGGCCTACCTCGACGCCGCGGAGACCGTCGAGAATGGCTTGCCTCCCGCGCCGGCGGCCGTGGCACGCGACCGGGTCCAGGTACTCACCGTGCACTCGGCGAAGGGCCTGGAGTGGCAGGTGGTGGCGGTCGCGCACTTGTCGGGAGGCGTTTTCCCGTCCACGGCGTCGCGCAGCAGCTGGCTCACCGATCCCGGCGAGCTGCCGCCGTTGTTGCGCGGCGACCGCGCCTCGGCGGGGGCACTCGGGATTCCGGTATTGGACACTTCCTCGGTGACGAATCGAAAGCAGTTGTCGGACACGATCTCCGAGCACCGCCGCCAGCTGGACCAGCGCCGTGTCGACGAGGAACGCCGACTGCTCTACGTGGCCGCCACCCGGGCCGAAGACACCCTGCTGGTGTCCGGCCACCATTGGGGTGGCACCGGGGCCAAGCCGCGCGGCCCGTCGGACTTCCTGTGCGAGCTCAAGGACGTCATCGACCAGTCGGCTGCGGACGGCGAGGCGTGCGGAGTGGTCGAGCAATGGGCGCCTGCGCCTGCGGATGCGGAGCCGAACCCGCTGCGGGACAACGTGATCGAGGCGGTCTGGCCGGCAGATCCGTTGGCTGCGCGTCGCGGTGCCGTCGAGCGTGGCGCGGCGCTGGTGGCCCAGGCGATGTCGGTCGGCGACACCGGGCCGGGGGAGGACGTCGACGGCTGGGCCGCCGACGTCGACGCGCTGCTGGCGGAGCGGGCACGGTCCGCCGCGCCGCCCGTGCACAGCCTGCCCGGGCAGGTGTCGGTCAGCGGTCTGGTCGACCTGGCCCGCGACCCCGCGGCCGCCACGCAACGGTTGTTGTACCGGCTGCCGACACGTCCCGACCCGCACGCACAGTTGGGCAGTGCTTTCCACGCCTGGGTGCAACAGTTCTATGGCGCCGAGTGGCTGTTCGACCTCGGAGATCTCCCGGGCGCAGCAGACTCCGAGGTCGGCGAGCCGACGGAACTGGCGGCGTTGCAGGCGGCATTCACCGAATCGCCCTGGGCGGCAAGGACTCCGACCGCGGTCGAAGTGCCGTTCGAGATGCCGATCGGCGATCGCGTGGTGCGCGGCCGCATCGACGCCGTGTTCGCCGACCCCGACGGGGGCTTCACCGTGGTGGACTGGAAAACCGGCGAGCCCCCGCGCGGAGCCGAAGCCCTGCGGCACGCCGCCGTCCAGCTCGCCGTCTACCGCATGGCGTGGGCCGCGTTGTCCGCGATCCCCGAGTCGGCGGTGCGCACCGCCTTCTATTACGTGCGAACCCGCACGACGGTCGCCCCCGATGCGCTGCCGGGTCAAGCGGAACTGGCCGAGCTCCTGGCGGACCCGGCCGGTAACCGGCCCGCCGAGGTGTGA